CTCAAAGAAGGATGGCAGTAACTTTTCCTCCCTCACTTCAAGAAGATCTCCTTTCTGGTCATGTGACAGCAATCCTTGACCAGGGGACGCATTTCGAAGGAAAGCTCAGCTTCGAAGGCACCGTGCAAATCGGCGGGGATTTTAAGGGGGAAATCTTTACTAAGGACACTATCGTTATTAACGAAGGTGCCACCGTTTCAGCTCAAATTGAGGCCGATACAATCGTTATAAGTGGCCGGGTAGAGGGAAATCTCTTTGCCCGCCGCAGAGTTATCATGCACCCGCCGGCTGTGTTTAAAGGCACAGTGACATCCCCGAGTTTGCGTATCGATGAAGGGGTTGTATTCGAAGGGGCGTCCTACATGCCTAAGTCTTAGGCAGCAACATTATCAATAAGTAAATTGACCTTGACCAGTTCCGAGTCCGGATGCTACTCCCTAGGCTCAAAAAATCAGTAGGGATTTCAACCAAATGGACATTTTTGGACAATTAGGTATCAATACCACGGCAGCCTTTCAGTTTGTTCTTTTTGCTATTGCTTTGATCTTTCTAAGCAAAGTTGTATTCGCGCCCTATGCGCATGCTCTTGAAGAACGACAAAGAAGAACTAAAGGGGGCGAAGATCTAGCCCTTGAATTTCAAAACAAATCCGTAGAGTTGCAAAGCGAATACGAAACAAAAACGCGTGAGTTGAATTCTCAAATTAAAGGCATCGTAGATGCTGCGAAATCTCAAGCTAATAAAGAGTATGAAACTCTTGTAGCAAAAGCGCGTGCTGAATCTGAAAAAATGGTTCAAGACAACCGCAACAAAATCACAACTGCCATTCAATCAGCTGCGGCTGACTTGAAGTCTCAAACAAATGCAGTTGCAATGGCGATCACTACTAAGTTGTTAAAATAAAAAGAGAGAAGACATGAAGTTGCTTTTGAATCTTTTCATTATCTTGGCTCCTGCTCTTGCGATGGCTGCTGGTGGCGGTCACGGCGACGGGCACATTCCTAAAGCTGTTATGTACCAAGCAATCAACGTTGCGATTTTGGTTGCAGGTCTTATTTATTTCACAAAAGACGGAATCGTTTCTTTCTTCGCAGGAAGAAAAGCGGCTTACCTTGAGGCTGCAGAAAAGTCTGCCTTCGCGCGTGAGCAAGCAGAAAAAGAATTCGTAGATATCAAGCACAAGCTTGCAACTTTGGATGCGACTCGCGAAGAGTCTCTTCGTAAAGCTCAGCTGCACGCGGAAGACATGAAGAAACAAATCATGACTGAAGCTGAAGACGTTACGAAACGTATTCGTCAAGATGCAGAGCTGACTGCAAAGCTTGAAGTTCAACGTGCACAAAACGAATTGCGCGCGCAACTTTTGAAGGATTCTTTGGAAGCCGCTCGCAATGTGTTGACGAAAGATCTTGGATCTTCTGATCAACAAAAACTTCAAAAAGATTTCATCAACAACGTTGGAGTGTAACCCATGAGAGTCAGTGAAGTTGCTAGAAGATATGCCAAGGCCCTCTTGGCTGTTACAAAACAACAAGGCACATTCAAGCAGGCGTTTGCAGAGCTTCAAGCTCTTGCACAAGCTTTCAAAGCAGACGCTTCTGTAAAAACATATTTTGCAAATCCAATGGTTTCTTCTGATCAAAAAGTAGCGGCTGTAAAAGCGGCTCTTAATAAAGGAGTTTCTCAAGAGGTTCTAAATACTCTTGTCCTATTGGGTGAGAAAAATCGTCTCGATATCCTTGATCAAGTTGTTGAAGCTTTTCAACAAATGTTGGACATCGAAGAAGGCGTTACCCGCGGAGTCGTTCGCTCTGCTCAGCCTCTATCAGCTGATGCGCAAAAAGAGATCGAACAAAAGATCAATAAGGTTTTGAACAAGAAGATCGTATTGACTTACGAACAAGATCCTAAGCTTTTGGGCGGCGTTGTTGCTCAAGTGGGTGGATGGACGTTCGACGATAGCATCGACACACATCTTAAAAAATTGAATGAAGAATTAAACAGGAGAGCCAACTAACAATGGAAACACAAATTCGTGCTGACGAAATCAGTCGTGTTCTCAAAGAACAAATCAATCAATACAACAAAAAGATTGAAGTAAGCGAAACAGGTAGCGTTCTTTCCGTAGGGGACGGTGTTGCCCGTATTTACGGTCTTGAAAATGCAATGGCGGGTGAGCTCGTTGAGTTCCCAGGTGAAGTATTCGGAATGGTTTTGAACCTTGAAGAAGGTCACGTTGGTGCCGTTTTGTTCGGTGAAGATCGTCAGATTAAAGAAGGCGATACTGTTAAAAGAACTAAAAAAATCGTTTCCGTACCAGTTGGTGAAGCTCTTCTTGGTCGCGTAGTAGACGCTCTTGGCAATCCAATTGATGGCCGTGGTGCTCTTAATACGCCTCACTCTCGCGTTGTTGAATTGAAAGCTCCTGGTATCGTTTACCGTCACCCAGTTGAAGAACCTCTTCAAACAGGTATCAAAGCTATCGACGCTCTTGTACCAATCGGACGTGGTCAACGTGAGTTGATCATCGGTGACCGTCAAACTGGTAAAACAACTATCGCCGTTGACACGATCATCAATCAAAAAGGTCAAGGCGTTCACTGCTTCTACGTAGCTATCGGTCAAAAGCAATCTACAGTTGCTCTTGTTGTTGAAAAGCTTCGTGCAGCAGGTGCTCTTGAGTACACAACTATCATCGCGGCGAATGCGTCTGATCCAGCTCCACTTCAATATCTTGCTGCTTACTCTGGTACGGCAATGGCGGAATACTTCCGTGATACTGGCAGACATGCATTGATCGTTTACGATGACTTGACGAAACAAGCTCAAGCTTACCGTCAGTTGTCATTGTTGTTGCGCCGTCCCCCAGGACGTGAAGCATACCCAGGCGACGTATTCTATTGCCACAGCCGTTTGTTGGAGCGTGCTTCTAAATTGTCTGCCGATAAAGGCGGCGGTTCATTGACTGCATTGCCAATCATCGAGACTCAAGCGGGCGATATCTCTGCATACATCCCAACTAATGTTATCTCTATCACTGACGGTCAGATCTTCCTTGAGTCTGATTTGTTCTACAAAGGTATCCGTCCGGCTATCTCTGTAGGTAAATCTGTATCTCGCGTGGGTGGTGCCGCTCAAATTAAAGCGATGAAACAAGTTGCGGGTTCTATGAAACTTGAGCTTGCTCAGTTCCGTGCGATGGAGGCGTTTGCTGCATTCGCATCTGATCTAGATAAAGCAACTCAACAACAGCTTTCTCGTGGTCGCCGTCTTGTTGAAGTTTTGAAACAAGCTCAGTACCAACCAGTAAAAGTTGAAGAGCAAATCGTTATGATCTTTGCTGCATCTAATGCATTCGTTGATGCTTACCCAGAGACTGACGTTAAGAGATACGAAAAAGAAATGATCGAGTTCTTGAAGAACAAGCACTCTGACATTCTTAAGACTATTTCTGAGAAGAAAGCGATCGGCGACGACACTAAAAAAGCGTTGTTGGCAGCTCTTGAAGAGTTCAAAGCTATCTTCCAACCTTCTAAACAATAATTTGGTGCTTAAATGGCAAGCTTGAAGGATATCCGGGCTCGGATCGAGTCCACAAAAAACACCCAGCAGATCACGAAAGCGATGAAGCTCGTGTCTGCTGCAAAGTTGAGAAAGGCGCAGAATAACATCGTTAATATGCGTCCTTATGCTCTGACTTTGCGTAAGGTGATTGCGGATATCGCTGTGACAAACAAAGTGTCGCATCCGTTGATGGAGAAGAAAGAACAAGTGAAGAATGTTTTGCTTGTTGTTATCACTTCTGATCGCGGTCTTTGCGGCGCTTTCAACAGCAATATCAACAAATTTACCGAAGCTTATTATAACGAGAATAAAAGCAAACTTGAAAAGATCGATTTCCTTTTCATCGGCCGTCGTGGTCATGACTACTTCTCAAGAAGAGGAATCAAGTCCGTGGATTATATCACGAAACTTGATAAGGATATTTCTTACGAGTTGGCATCCAAAGTCGCAAACCGCGTAATGAACGACTACCTCGAAGGTCAATACGATGAAGTTCGTATCGTTCATAACGAGTTTAAGTCTGCGATCTCTCAGGTTGTAGTTGCTGAAACAATCTTGCCAATTGATCTTGGCTTGACGACTTTCAAAACTGAAACAGAGAAGTCCAACGACTTTGCCGTAGACATGATTTTCGAACCAGCTCCTGAGCAAATCATCAAAGAATTGCTTGAGAAGCACTTCGACCTTCAAGTTTACAGATGTATGTCTGAATCCGTTGCCGGCGAACATGGTGCTCGTATGAGCGCGATGGAAAACGCGACAAACAACGCGAAAGAGATGATCAACAAACTCACTCTGACATACAACAAATTGAGACAAGAAAAGATTACTACAGAATTGACTGAAATCGTATCTGGCGCGGAAGCGCTTAAATAGGGAGCTGAATAATGGCATTCGGTAAAGTAAAACAGGTATTGGGTCCCGTAGTGGACGTAGAGTTCGAAGGCGGTGAATTGCCTGCTATCAACTCTGCTCTTCGTGTAACAAATAAATTTATCTCTGACGCTGAAATGAACCTTGTTCTAGAAGTTGCTCAGCACTTGGGTGACGGTGTTGTTAGAACTATCGCGATGGACCAAACTGAAGGTCTTGTTCGTGGTGAAAAGGTGAAGTCTTTGGGAACTCAAATCACAGCTCCAGTAGGCCGTGAAGCTTTGGGTCGTATCATCAACGTAGTTGGTGAACCTATCGACGAAATGGGTCCAGTAAACGCAAAAGAAAACTGGGGCATCCACAGATCTGCTCCTAAATTTGAAGATCAAGCAACTGCAGCTGCGATGTTGATGACTGGTATTAAGGTCGTTGACTTGCTAGCACCTTACGCAAAGGGCGGTAAGATCGGTTTGTTCGGTGGTGCGGGTGTTGGTAAAACAGTTCTTATCCAAGAACTTATCCGTAACATCGCGACTGAGCACGGTGGTTTCTCTGTATTCGCGGGCGTTGGTGAACGTACTCGTGAAGGAAACGACTTGTGGCGTGAAATGAAAGAGTCAGGCGTTATCTCTAAGACAGCGCTTGTATTCGGTCAGATGAATGAACCTCCTGGAGCACGTGCGCGTGTTGCATTGACTGGTTTGACAGTTGCGGAATACTTCCGTGACGTTGAAAATCAAGACGTTCTTTTCTTCGTTGATAACATCTTCCGCTTTACTCAAGCGGGTGCCGAAGTTTCTGCATTGTTGGGTCGTATCCCTTCTGCGGTAGGTTACCAACCAACATTGGCAACTGAGATGGGTGCTCTTCAAGAGCGTATTACATCGACTAAAAAAGGTTCTATCACTTCCGTACAAGCGGTTTACGTTCCTGCGGATGACTACACGGATCCAGCTCCAGCTACGACATTTACTCACTTGGATGCGACGACGAACCTTGACCGTGATATCGCGGCAATGGCGATCTTCCCTGCGGTTCACCCATTGACGTCTACTTCACGTCTTTTGGATCCGAACGTTATCGGTGAAGAACACTATAAGTGTGCTCGTGACGTTCAAGCATTGTTGCAACGTTACCGTGAACTTCAAGATATCA
This region of Bdellovibrio sp. 22V genomic DNA includes:
- a CDS encoding polymer-forming cytoskeletal protein, whose amino-acid sequence is MTAILDQGTHFEGKLSFEGTVQIGGDFKGEIFTKDTIVINEGATVSAQIEADTIVISGRVEGNLFARRRVIMHPPAVFKGTVTSPSLRIDEGVVFEGASYMPKS
- the atpA gene encoding F0F1 ATP synthase subunit alpha, which gives rise to METQIRADEISRVLKEQINQYNKKIEVSETGSVLSVGDGVARIYGLENAMAGELVEFPGEVFGMVLNLEEGHVGAVLFGEDRQIKEGDTVKRTKKIVSVPVGEALLGRVVDALGNPIDGRGALNTPHSRVVELKAPGIVYRHPVEEPLQTGIKAIDALVPIGRGQRELIIGDRQTGKTTIAVDTIINQKGQGVHCFYVAIGQKQSTVALVVEKLRAAGALEYTTIIAANASDPAPLQYLAAYSGTAMAEYFRDTGRHALIVYDDLTKQAQAYRQLSLLLRRPPGREAYPGDVFYCHSRLLERASKLSADKGGGSLTALPIIETQAGDISAYIPTNVISITDGQIFLESDLFYKGIRPAISVGKSVSRVGGAAQIKAMKQVAGSMKLELAQFRAMEAFAAFASDLDKATQQQLSRGRRLVEVLKQAQYQPVKVEEQIVMIFAASNAFVDAYPETDVKRYEKEMIEFLKNKHSDILKTISEKKAIGDDTKKALLAALEEFKAIFQPSKQ
- the atpG gene encoding ATP synthase F1 subunit gamma, which produces MASLKDIRARIESTKNTQQITKAMKLVSAAKLRKAQNNIVNMRPYALTLRKVIADIAVTNKVSHPLMEKKEQVKNVLLVVITSDRGLCGAFNSNINKFTEAYYNENKSKLEKIDFLFIGRRGHDYFSRRGIKSVDYITKLDKDISYELASKVANRVMNDYLEGQYDEVRIVHNEFKSAISQVVVAETILPIDLGLTTFKTETEKSNDFAVDMIFEPAPEQIIKELLEKHFDLQVYRCMSESVAGEHGARMSAMENATNNAKEMINKLTLTYNKLRQEKITTELTEIVSGAEALK
- a CDS encoding ATP synthase F0 subunit B, giving the protein MDIFGQLGINTTAAFQFVLFAIALIFLSKVVFAPYAHALEERQRRTKGGEDLALEFQNKSVELQSEYETKTRELNSQIKGIVDAAKSQANKEYETLVAKARAESEKMVQDNRNKITTAIQSAAADLKSQTNAVAMAITTKLLK
- a CDS encoding ATP synthase F0 subunit B produces the protein MKLLLNLFIILAPALAMAAGGGHGDGHIPKAVMYQAINVAILVAGLIYFTKDGIVSFFAGRKAAYLEAAEKSAFAREQAEKEFVDIKHKLATLDATREESLRKAQLHAEDMKKQIMTEAEDVTKRIRQDAELTAKLEVQRAQNELRAQLLKDSLEAARNVLTKDLGSSDQQKLQKDFINNVGV
- the atpH gene encoding ATP synthase F1 subunit delta; the protein is MRVSEVARRYAKALLAVTKQQGTFKQAFAELQALAQAFKADASVKTYFANPMVSSDQKVAAVKAALNKGVSQEVLNTLVLLGEKNRLDILDQVVEAFQQMLDIEEGVTRGVVRSAQPLSADAQKEIEQKINKVLNKKIVLTYEQDPKLLGGVVAQVGGWTFDDSIDTHLKKLNEELNRRAN
- the atpD gene encoding F0F1 ATP synthase subunit beta → MAFGKVKQVLGPVVDVEFEGGELPAINSALRVTNKFISDAEMNLVLEVAQHLGDGVVRTIAMDQTEGLVRGEKVKSLGTQITAPVGREALGRIINVVGEPIDEMGPVNAKENWGIHRSAPKFEDQATAAAMLMTGIKVVDLLAPYAKGGKIGLFGGAGVGKTVLIQELIRNIATEHGGFSVFAGVGERTREGNDLWREMKESGVISKTALVFGQMNEPPGARARVALTGLTVAEYFRDVENQDVLFFVDNIFRFTQAGAEVSALLGRIPSAVGYQPTLATEMGALQERITSTKKGSITSVQAVYVPADDYTDPAPATTFTHLDATTNLDRDIAAMAIFPAVHPLTSTSRLLDPNVIGEEHYKCARDVQALLQRYRELQDIIAILGMDELSEADKLVVSRSRKIQRFLSQPFFVAEQFTGLQGKYVDIKDTVKGFREILDGKHDALPEQAFYLVGTIEDVIEKAKKLQG